From the Clostridium putrefaciens genome, one window contains:
- a CDS encoding N-acetylmuramoyl-L-alanine amidase, whose product MFLDRGTLISGDAGHNSPPDTGASGYRKEDDLTKEVWNLIQDKLIVMGYLIKDCTPWGKRFDSVNKSLAFRVNEANNSGSKLHLCIHFNSGGGTGVECYISGNKDLERGFATNICNEISRLGYINRGVKTANLYVPRYTSMPCVLVECSFVDSRQDMDKYNGNDIAEAIVKAVTNAEANLESNSKPELEESKELNFSYKNNAKVIRDFLYVRDSMGNIIPGRRVDIGDNITVLDVSYAKQLVLAQYPTASGVKRGYVTNATNCIEYYYKDEYSNGSTKETVYDENGLYLGSLDPFEKATPLYRKGGRLHVVYNTNKGKNTKSGYVIYNGNFNKF is encoded by the coding sequence ATGTTTTTAGATAGAGGTACTTTAATAAGTGGTGATGCAGGTCATAACTCACCACCAGATACCGGGGCTAGTGGATATAGGAAGGAAGATGATCTTACTAAAGAGGTTTGGAATTTAATACAAGATAAGCTTATAGTTATGGGATATTTAATCAAAGATTGCACTCCATGGGGTAAAAGATTTGATAGTGTAAATAAATCTCTAGCCTTTAGGGTAAATGAAGCAAATAATAGTGGTTCAAAGCTTCATCTATGTATACACTTTAATTCAGGAGGTGGAACAGGTGTAGAATGTTATATAAGCGGTAATAAAGATTTAGAAAGGGGCTTTGCAACTAATATTTGTAATGAGATTTCTAGATTAGGTTATATAAATAGAGGTGTAAAAACAGCAAATTTATATGTTCCAAGATACACATCTATGCCTTGTGTATTAGTAGAATGCTCATTTGTAGATTCAAGGCAAGATATGGATAAGTATAACGGTAATGATATTGCAGAGGCTATAGTTAAGGCAGTAACTAATGCAGAGGCTAATTTAGAATCTAATTCAAAACCTGAATTAGAAGAATCTAAAGAATTAAACTTTTCTTACAAGAACAATGCGAAGGTTATAAGAGATTTCCTTTATGTAAGAGATTCCATGGGAAATATAATACCAGGTAGAAGAGTAGATATAGGGGATAATATAACAGTTTTAGATGTAAGCTATGCAAAACAACTTGTCTTAGCCCAATATCCTACAGCTTCTGGAGTTAAAAGAGGTTATGTAACTAATGCAACTAATTGCATTGAATATTATTATAAAGATGAATACTCTAATGGATCAACAAAGGAAACAGTATACGATGAAAATGGCTTATATCTTGGATCACTAGATCCATTTGAAAAGGCAACACCCTTATATAGAAAAGGTGGAAGACTTCATGTAGTATACAATACTAATAAAGGAAAGAACACAAAATCAGGTTATGTAATTTATAATGGTAACTTTAATAAGTTTTAA
- a CDS encoding YcxB family protein — protein MEIKYSLLREEYINSKLEYILKSKDLKKRILVERYTFPIVILVPLVFLILKEGIFTFLILYIVSTTSDMLFTKKAISNRLQYQLNNEVNEFLLSINEAGLSITSTNYDMILYWSLFDKVVESSKYIHLYNSKEIISIPKIAFENEDTKNAFINEFNKHLIK, from the coding sequence ATGGAGATAAAATATTCTCTTTTAAGAGAAGAATATATAAATTCTAAGTTAGAATATATTTTAAAATCTAAAGATCTTAAAAAACGCATTTTAGTAGAAAGATATACATTTCCTATTGTAATCTTAGTACCACTTGTTTTCCTTATATTGAAGGAAGGAATCTTTACATTCCTCATATTATATATAGTGTCAACTACATCAGATATGCTATTCACCAAAAAGGCCATTTCTAATCGACTACAATATCAATTAAATAATGAAGTAAATGAATTCTTATTATCGATAAATGAAGCTGGACTATCAATTACTTCAACTAACTATGATATGATTTTGTATTGGTCATTATTTGATAAGGTAGTTGAATCTAGTAAATATATACATCTATATAATTCAAAAGAAATTATATCAATACCTAAAATAGCCTTTGAAAATGAAGATACTAAAAATGCTTTTATAAATGAATTTAATAAACATTTAATAAAATGA
- a CDS encoding YcxB family protein encodes MDIKYSFTKREYINSKVEYIFGSEDFKKRFFVGRYILTIVIFAPITFFLLKKGIGTFLMMYILMVIFLPMSVKVGLHYRVKKELKHEINEFLLSINENSISVTTNEYKLNLYWPLFNKIVESKKYIHLYNSKENISIPKKIFKNKNNKTDFINKLNKYLGK; translated from the coding sequence ATGGACATAAAATATTCTTTTACAAAAAGAGAATATATAAATTCTAAAGTAGAGTATATATTTGGTTCTGAAGATTTTAAAAAACGATTTTTTGTAGGTAGATATATACTTACTATTGTAATATTCGCACCTATTACCTTCTTCTTATTAAAAAAGGGGATTGGCACCTTTCTTATGATGTACATATTAATGGTTATATTTCTGCCAATGTCAGTTAAGGTAGGTCTTCATTATCGAGTTAAAAAGGAATTAAAGCATGAAATAAATGAATTCTTATTATCTATAAATGAAAATTCCATATCAGTTACCACCAATGAATATAAGCTTAATTTATATTGGCCATTATTTAATAAAATTGTCGAATCTAAAAAATATATACATTTATATAATTCAAAGGAGAATATATCAATACCTAAAAAGATATTTAAAAACAAAAATAATAAAACCGATTTTATAAATAAACTAAATAAATATTTAGGAAAATAA
- a CDS encoding tetratricopeptide repeat protein, translating to MIYLVIISLCSILIIKLILPRIKNKIKLNSYGEIIKKSNYLFVNKDYKEAIKELNKAIDIDGEYKDVLYILRGETYLKLKKYESALKDFNKAIDINPSNILEYNSRAFLYLNLERYESSLKDFNKTIMIDPSNNTAYNNRAFIYIRLKQYENALIDLNKSVEIDQHLSAAYKNYAHVFFKLSDIKKAEENILKAIKLNSSNGDNYIILAAINLYNEDYNSCYTNLKLAKDSEINYYDYFDDEMFDKIRHKDEFLSLFGSCPRLF from the coding sequence ATGATTTATTTAGTCATAATTTCCTTGTGTTCTATACTAATTATAAAATTAATCTTACCACGTATAAAAAATAAAATTAAATTAAATTCTTATGGAGAAATTATAAAGAAGAGTAATTATCTTTTCGTAAATAAAGATTATAAAGAAGCTATTAAAGAATTAAATAAAGCTATTGATATTGACGGTGAATATAAAGATGTATTGTATATTCTTAGGGGTGAAACATATCTTAAACTAAAAAAATATGAAAGCGCACTTAAAGATTTTAATAAGGCTATTGATATTAATCCTAGCAACATCCTTGAATATAATAGTAGGGCCTTTTTATATCTTAATTTAGAAAGGTATGAAAGTTCACTTAAAGATTTTAATAAGACTATTATGATTGACCCGAGTAATAATACGGCATATAATAATAGAGCGTTTATATATATCAGACTGAAACAATATGAAAATGCTCTTATAGATTTAAATAAATCTGTGGAAATTGATCAACATTTATCTGCGGCTTATAAAAACTATGCACATGTATTTTTTAAATTATCTGATATTAAAAAAGCTGAAGAGAATATATTAAAAGCAATAAAGCTTAATTCTAGTAATGGAGATAACTATATCATTTTAGCTGCAATAAACTTATATAACGAAGATTATAATAGCTGTTATACAAACTTAAAACTAGCTAAAGATTCAGAAATTAATTACTATGATTATTTTGATGATGAAATGTTTGATAAAATTAGACATAAGGATGAATTTTTAAGTCTGTTTGGAAGTTGTCCTAGGTTATTTTAA
- a CDS encoding DUF5412 family protein — protein sequence MKKNKIIFGVVIISIVITILITIISFRNKNSYIDSIGHLPKGEYLSQSTSPNGTYTIRTYLFNGSATVDCAVRGELIINNKNKKPRNIYWEYKIHVSEITWDSDETVIINGHKIDLPNGKYDWRVDS from the coding sequence ATGAAAAAAAATAAAATAATTTTTGGTGTCGTAATAATTTCTATTGTTATAACAATTCTTATAACAATAATTTCTTTTAGAAATAAAAATTCATATATTGATAGTATTGGTCATTTGCCTAAGGGTGAATATTTGAGTCAATCTACATCTCCAAATGGAACATATACTATTAGAACATATCTTTTTAATGGCAGTGCAACAGTAGATTGTGCCGTAAGAGGTGAATTAATAATAAATAATAAAAATAAGAAGCCAAGAAATATTTATTGGGAATACAAAATTCATGTTTCTGAAATTACTTGGGATAGCGATGAAACTGTTATAATTAATGGTCATAAGATAGACTTACCTAATGGTAAATATGATTGGAGAGTAGATTCCTAA
- a CDS encoding tetratricopeptide repeat protein: MIYLVIISLCSILIIKLILPRIKNKIKLNSYGEIIKKSNYLFVNKDYKEAIKELNKAIDIDGEYKDVLYILRGETYLKLKKYESALKDFNKAIDINPSNILAYNSRAFLYLNLERYESSLKDFNKTIMIDPSNNTAYNNRAFIYIRLKQYENALIDLNKSVEIDQHLSAAYKNYAHVFFKLSDIKKAEENILKAIKLNSSNGDNYIILAAINLYNEDYNSCYTNLKLAKDTGINYYDYFDDDIFDKIRHNDEFLSLFGSCPRLF, translated from the coding sequence ATGATTTATTTAGTCATAATTTCCTTGTGTTCTATACTAATTATAAAATTAATCTTACCACGTATAAAAAATAAAATTAAATTAAATTCTTATGGAGAAATTATAAAGAAGAGTAATTATCTTTTCGTAAATAAAGATTATAAAGAAGCTATTAAAGAATTAAATAAAGCTATTGATATTGACGGTGAATATAAAGATGTATTGTATATTCTTAGGGGTGAAACATATCTTAAACTAAAAAAATATGAAAGCGCACTTAAAGATTTTAATAAGGCTATTGATATTAATCCTAGCAACATCCTTGCATATAATAGTAGGGCCTTTTTATATCTTAATTTAGAAAGGTATGAAAGTTCACTTAAAGATTTTAATAAGACTATTATGATTGACCCGAGTAATAATACGGCATATAATAATAGAGCGTTTATATATATCAGACTGAAACAATATGAAAATGCTCTTATAGATTTAAATAAATCTGTGGAAATTGATCAACATTTATCTGCGGCTTATAAAAACTATGCACATGTATTTTTTAAATTATCTGATATTAAAAAAGCTGAAGAGAATATATTAAAAGCAATAAAGCTTAATTCTAGTAATGGAGATAACTATATCATTTTAGCTGCAATAAACTTATATAACGAAGATTATAATAGCTGTTATACAAACTTAAAACTAGCTAAAGATACAGGGATTAATTACTATGATTATTTTGATGATGACATATTTGATAAAATTAGGCATAATGATGAATTTTTAAGTCTGTTTGGAAGTTGTCCTAGGTTATTTTAA
- a CDS encoding DUF4352 domain-containing protein, producing MEIKKTITITLAFVIMFGIAIKLGSSNITNKINDMYLEKPNPKYSNSSLEPNSKIIIVPFGEVATSRHFDFKVIEASEKVEINVENNTFTPAPGNKFILIKLKVRNSSNSTIELYRYDFVLKDTSTINERYSFDIGYKLVLKILKEENDKNFTGFRDQKPGIIKYTYVLFEVPETSKLDELVFVYGSSHFNLN from the coding sequence ATGGAAATAAAAAAGACAATAACAATTACGTTAGCTTTTGTAATAATGTTCGGTATAGCTATAAAGCTGGGATCTAGTAACATTACTAATAAGATTAACGATATGTACCTTGAAAAACCAAATCCTAAGTATAGCAATAGCTCACTTGAACCAAATAGCAAAATTATTATAGTGCCTTTTGGTGAAGTTGCTACATCACGTCATTTTGACTTTAAAGTAATTGAAGCTTCGGAAAAGGTGGAGATAAACGTTGAAAATAATACATTTACTCCAGCTCCCGGTAATAAGTTCATACTAATTAAGCTCAAAGTTAGAAACTCTTCAAATTCGACTATTGAACTATATCGTTACGACTTTGTTTTAAAAGATACCTCAACTATTAATGAAAGGTACTCATTTGACATTGGATATAAACTTGTATTGAAAATACTTAAAGAAGAAAATGATAAAAACTTTACCGGCTTTAGGGATCAAAAACCTGGAATAATAAAATATACTTATGTCTTATTTGAAGTTCCCGAGACTAGTAAATTAGATGAGTTAGTATTTGTTTATGGCTCATCACACTTTAATCTTAATTAA
- a CDS encoding YjiH family protein, which produces MESKKPVNSNKSSYFKFLIPSIMGIILFMTPLNLGGEITIPVAFFAKVIMNKLSYVLPGITVGLIVISLIGTLVTKIFKPKSIKENTYLKSLFDVDIIWTIARMLGGILVISSYFKIGPEFLWSENTGGLLLYSLLPILFSVFLFAGLLLPLILDFGLLEFFGTLLTKVMRPIFSLPGRSAIDCITSWLGDGTIGVLLTSKQYEEGYYSEREAAVIGTSFSAVSITFSLVVIAQVNLSHLFLPFYLTVTLAGIVAAIVTPRIPPLSRKSNNYYGGVNNNGSEEIPKGYTSFKWGLEKAVDRAGQNNSPKKFFVDGAKNVLDMWIGVTPMVMAFGTIALMIAEYTPIFQWLGMPFIPVLKLLQIPEATAASQTLIVGFADMFLPSVLGATIQSDMTRFIIAAVSVTQLIYMSEVGGLLLGSKIPVNFKELFIIFIERTLITLPVVSIIAHIIF; this is translated from the coding sequence ATGGAAAGTAAAAAGCCAGTAAATTCAAACAAGAGCAGCTATTTTAAATTTTTAATACCCTCAATAATGGGAATAATATTATTTATGACACCCTTAAATTTAGGTGGTGAAATAACCATACCTGTAGCCTTTTTTGCTAAGGTTATAATGAATAAGTTATCATATGTATTACCAGGTATAACTGTGGGGCTAATAGTTATTAGTCTTATAGGTACATTAGTTACAAAAATATTTAAACCTAAGAGCATAAAAGAAAATACTTATCTTAAAAGTCTTTTTGATGTAGATATTATTTGGACTATAGCAAGGATGTTAGGTGGTATTTTAGTTATATCATCATACTTTAAGATAGGCCCTGAATTTTTATGGTCAGAAAATACTGGAGGATTATTACTTTATAGTTTGCTCCCAATTTTATTTTCAGTATTTTTATTTGCTGGACTATTACTTCCACTTATTTTAGATTTTGGATTACTAGAGTTCTTTGGGACCTTACTTACAAAGGTAATGAGGCCAATTTTCTCCTTACCGGGAAGATCTGCTATAGATTGCATAACATCATGGCTTGGAGATGGAACTATAGGAGTACTTCTTACAAGCAAACAATATGAAGAAGGATACTATTCAGAAAGAGAAGCAGCTGTAATAGGTACAAGCTTTTCAGCAGTATCTATAACTTTTAGTTTAGTTGTGATAGCTCAAGTGAACTTGTCACATTTATTTTTGCCATTTTATCTAACAGTAACTCTTGCGGGTATAGTGGCTGCTATAGTAACTCCTCGGATACCACCACTATCAAGAAAATCTAACAATTATTATGGTGGTGTAAATAATAATGGTAGTGAAGAAATACCAAAAGGGTATACTTCATTTAAATGGGGATTAGAAAAGGCTGTAGATAGAGCTGGACAAAACAACAGCCCAAAGAAGTTTTTTGTAGATGGAGCTAAAAATGTTTTGGATATGTGGATTGGTGTAACACCTATGGTAATGGCATTTGGAACAATTGCACTTATGATAGCAGAGTATACTCCTATATTTCAATGGTTAGGTATGCCCTTTATACCAGTTCTAAAGCTCTTACAAATACCAGAGGCTACAGCAGCATCTCAAACCCTTATAGTAGGATTTGCAGATATGTTTCTACCCTCAGTTTTAGGGGCAACGATTCAAAGTGATATGACTAGATTCATAATTGCAGCTGTGTCTGTGACTCAGCTTATATATATGTCAGAGGTTGGTGGACTTTTACTTGGGTCAAAGATACCTGTAAACTTTAAAGAGTTATTTATAATATTTATAGAAAGAACGCTTATTACATTACCGGTGGTATCTATAATAGCACATATTATATTTTAA
- a CDS encoding transposase encodes MVKLSFKTALAYNFNNWFRRLALSKYIKSNRMEPIRLKLIKVVAKIVTSSRYLTFKLCSSCPYKNEF; translated from the coding sequence TTGGTCAAACTTTCTTTCAAAACTGCATTAGCCTATAACTTTAATAATTGGTTTAGAAGATTAGCTTTATCTAAGTATATAAAATCCAACAGAATGGAACCCATTAGGTTGAAGCTGATAAAAGTAGTTGCTAAGATTGTTACTAGTTCTAGATATTTAACATTCAAACTATGCAGTAGTTGTCCTTATAAAAATGAATTTTGA
- a CDS encoding IS1380 family transposase — protein MNSLVEKSVNFNRKVKVNFEGGDLTSDAGILLYREFEEKMGFSEAIRDILRVKDKAKFRIHSNLDIAIQKTYQNIAGYHTDDNADELTTDPAFKSVLGKEVLASQPTISRFNSRLDVDNSKQFQFINETLMNKVYSVEMPKQVLIDLDSTNCQTYGNQYGSNYNFHYSSNGYHPLVAFDGLTGDFLKAELRSGNVYTSRHVTRFLGPMLTRYSNKYPTIDRFVRTDNGFSIPQLYKLIEGNKAFYAIRLMAYKTLYSKATDITARMDLACKDNIYDYKVVYGEIKYKAAKWDTMRRVVVKIEKPEGQMCYNYTFVVTNMTATPKKVIMFYSNRGTIENFIKESKNGFAFDSMSSTGYIANMNKLQLSMLAVAL, from the coding sequence ATGAATAGTTTAGTAGAAAAGTCAGTTAATTTCAATAGGAAAGTTAAAGTTAATTTTGAAGGTGGAGATTTAACATCAGATGCTGGGATACTTTTATATAGAGAATTTGAGGAGAAAATGGGGTTTAGCGAAGCTATAAGAGATATATTAAGAGTTAAAGATAAGGCTAAATTTAGAATTCATTCTAATTTAGATATTGCTATTCAAAAAACATATCAGAATATTGCTGGATATCATACTGATGATAATGCAGATGAATTAACTACTGACCCTGCTTTTAAATCAGTTCTTGGTAAAGAAGTCCTAGCATCTCAGCCCACTATTTCAAGATTTAATAGTCGATTAGACGTTGATAACTCTAAACAATTTCAATTTATAAATGAAACCCTGATGAATAAAGTTTATTCTGTTGAGATGCCTAAACAAGTATTGATAGATTTAGATTCAACTAATTGCCAAACTTATGGGAATCAATATGGCTCTAACTACAATTTTCACTATTCGTCAAATGGGTATCATCCTTTAGTTGCTTTTGATGGATTAACGGGTGATTTTCTAAAAGCTGAACTTAGATCCGGCAATGTTTATACATCAAGACATGTTACAAGATTTTTAGGTCCTATGTTAACTAGATATTCTAATAAATATCCTACTATAGATAGGTTCGTAAGAACTGATAATGGTTTTTCCATACCACAGTTATATAAACTTATAGAGGGTAATAAAGCCTTTTATGCAATAAGACTTATGGCTTATAAAACCTTATATAGCAAAGCTACTGATATTACAGCTAGAATGGATTTAGCTTGTAAAGATAATATTTATGATTATAAAGTAGTATATGGTGAAATTAAATATAAAGCAGCTAAGTGGGATACAATGCGTAGAGTTGTTGTTAAAATTGAAAAGCCCGAAGGGCAAATGTGTTATAACTATACATTCGTAGTTACAAATATGACGGCTACGCCTAAAAAGGTAATAATGTTTTATTCCAATAGAGGTACTATTGAAAACTTCATTAAAGAAAGTAAAAATGGCTTCGCCTTCGATTCCATGAGCAGCACAGGATACATTGCTAATATGAATAAATTACAATTGTCCATGTTAGCTGTAGCTTTATAA
- a CDS encoding transposase, with amino-acid sequence MVYNGFEKSRSRLKWRCPLVLKKVDSCSCQKQCSPSPYGRVIYTKPSWDLRLFTPVPRGSKQWKTIYKTRTCSERINNRILNDYRIHSLRIHGKERYSFMTMIAAINIHLDARLKVSGFSILNLLE; translated from the coding sequence ATGGTCTATAACGGTTTTGAAAAAAGTCGTTCACGCCTTAAATGGCGTTGCCCTCTAGTTTTAAAAAAGGTTGATAGTTGCTCTTGTCAAAAGCAGTGCTCACCTTCACCTTATGGGCGAGTAATCTATACTAAACCATCATGGGATTTACGCTTGTTTACTCCTGTGCCTCGCGGCTCAAAACAATGGAAAACTATTTATAAAACTAGAACCTGCTCAGAACGTATAAATAATCGTATTCTTAATGATTATAGAATTCATTCTTTACGAATACACGGTAAAGAACGGTATTCATTTATGACTATGATTGCTGCAATTAATATTCATCTAGATGCAAGACTTAAAGTTTCAGGTTTTAGTATTTTAAATTTATTAGAGTAG